A stretch of Zymoseptoria tritici IPO323 chromosome 1, whole genome shotgun sequence DNA encodes these proteins:
- the MgAMY4 gene encoding putative alpha-amylase (Alpha-amylase (Signal P secreted)), producing MQVLNLIVLLLFTLCEAVLAANGPEWRSRTIYQVVTDRFALTNGSTTTACDTGLGLYCGGTWAGITQRLDYIQDMGFDAVWISPVTKQLDGNSIDGTSYHGYWQTNINEVNSAFGSEDDLRNLAAALHSRGMYLMVDIVVNHMAAHGPPEDVDYSVFTPFNDPSQYHSYCTIDYTDYTDDANIEQCWMGSTNVPLPDLRTEDSAVASQWNTWISNLVSDYSIDGLRIDSLMQVNRNFWGSFMSAAGVYAVGEAYIIDNDFVCGFQDYVPGVMNYMIYQPLVDAFKSTSGSISGLVDAVTVLKAGACKDTSLLGTFSENHDQPRFAALNGDMASAKNVIAFTMLTDGIPIIYQGQEQHYNALGGSSTPFNREALWLSGYNKDAELYKHVKTMNAIRKNAISDDSSYLSYQNNAVWSDSNNIAMRKGSMLAVLTNSGSGAGNTTLSIPAGYEDGVQVTELLTCTTATSSDGNLSVPMSGGAPRIYYPSVGIAGAGLCGASNTTLKSKLKLRNSRLFHLDY from the exons ATGCAGGTTCTGAACCTGATTGTGTTGCTGCTCTTCACGCTGTGTGAAGCCGTGCTCGCAGCCAACGGCCCGGAATGGCGCAGCAGAACGATCTACCAGGTCGTCACGGATCGATTTGCGCTCACCAACGGCTCCACGACGACCGCCTGTGATACCGGGCTTGGCTTGTACTGCGGTGGCACATGGGCCGGTATCACGCAGCGACTCGATTACATTCAGGACATGGGCTTCGATGCAGTTTGGATCTCTCCGGTCACGAAGCAGCTCGACGGGAACTCAATCGACGGTACCTCGTATCATGGGTATTGGCAGACCAACATTAACGAGGTCAATTCCGCCTTTGGTTCCGAGGACGATCTGCGGAACCTGGCTGCAGCACTCCACTCCCGGGGCATG TACTTGATGGTCGACATTGTTGTCAACCACATGGCGGCTCATGGACCGCCAGAAGATGTTGATTACAGCGTGTTCACTCCCTTCAACGACCCCAGCCAATACCACAGCTACTGCACGATCGACTACACCGATTACACGGATGAT GCGAACATCGAGCAGTGCTGGATGGGAAGCACCAACGTGCCACTTCCGGATCTCAGAACCGAGGACTCAGCCGTTGCTTCGCAATGGAATACATGGATTTCGAACCTCGTCTCCGACTACTCCATCGATGGGCTGCGTATCGACTCCCTCATGCAGGTCAACAGGAATTTCTGGGGCAGTTTCATGTCTGCCGCAGGTGTGTACGCGGTTGGCGAAGCGTACATCATCGACAATGACTTCGTCTGTGGTTTCCAAGACTACGTCCCTGGTGTGATGAACTACATGAT ATACCAACCACTCGTCGATGCGTTCAAGAGTACATCAGGAAGTATCTCAGGATTGGTCGATGCCGTCACTGTTCTCAAGGCCGGCGCATGCAAGGATACCTCTCTTCTTGGTACCTTTTCCGAGAACCATGATCAACCTCGTTTCGCCGCCCTGAACGGAGACATGGCTTCGGCCAAGAATGTCATTGCCTTCACGATGCTGACCGATGGCATCCCGATCATCTATCAGGGTCAAGAGCAGCACTACAACGCGTTGGGTGGTAGCTCTACGCCATTCAACCGTGAAGCGTTGTGGCTATCCGGCTACAATAAAGACGCAGAGCTGTACAAGCACGTCAAGACAATGAACGCCATCCGCAAGAATGCCATCTCTGACGACTCTTCCTACCTCTCCTATCAGAACAACGCTGTATGGAGCGACAGCAACAACATCGCCATGCGCAAAGGAAGCATGCTCGCCGTTCTTACGAATTCGGGATCAGGAGCTGGTAATACCACGCTCTCCATACCTGCGGGCTACGAAGACGGCGTGCAAGTTACTGAGCTCCTGACCTGCACTACTGCCACCTCCAGCGACGGCAATCTGTCGGTTCCCATGTCTGGCGGCGCTCCGAGGATTTACTACCCGTCTGTTGGCATCGCTGGAGCGGGCCTATGCGGTGCGAGCAATACGACATTAAAGTCGAAGCTCAAGCTGCGCAACTCGCGCCTCTTTCACCTCGATTATTAG